The DNA region CGAAGTCTTTGCGGAGCTTGTCGATATCGGCCTTGGCTTGGTTTTTCTCTTCCTGGATGTCTTGCAGGAGGGTGCTCTGCTGGGTGAAGACCTGCCCGGAGCCCGTCAAGTGATTCGCTTCAACCTGTGACTTGCGGTTCCAGCGGGCGGCAATGACGCCCGCCGTCGGTGCCAGGACGAGGGCGATCGCGGGCATTCAGTCCCGCAGAAAATCAGTCATCAGATTTCGCTTCCCCCGGCGCCTCGATGACTTCCGGGTGCGACTTTCCGTGATTGAGCATCCTTGCAATCCCCGCCGCACTCAGCGCCATCCCCGCCAGGATGACAGCGAACAGGAAGGCCGTATTGTCGTTGCCGTTTGGGAGGACCGGGACGCGGCCGAAGTAGTCGATGTAGGACAGCGCCCAGATGGAGAGCATCCCGGTCAACATCCCGAGCGCCCTCGAGGGTCAACCTTGAACGCCGCCGCTATCAGCATGAACCCGGTGATGAACCAGAGCGCACCCCAGAGCGGGAGAGGCATGATGCGCAGGACGAGGTCCAGCCCTGCGCTCGGCGTGGTTTTCAGGACGCCAATGTAGGCGAACCCGAAGCACAGGCAGATGATGCCCTTACCGAGCATGATGGTCCCGCGTGGCCCGTAGACCTTCGGGAGCGTGTCAAGTGCGTAACGCCTGGCCTTACACAGCCATCCACTTTTCAATAGCTTTCGGGCGCGGTCAATCATGGCTTGCTTTCATGTGGGCGCCTCCTCGGCATTTGGGCACAAAAAAGGCACCCGGTGAGGGGTGCCTTTCATATTCAGAGTGCTGCGTTTATTTGTTCCCGCATCCAGTGGTAGGCGGGGTCTGCATAGTGGTAGGAGCCCGGCCCCCATTTGTGCGTGAGGGAAGAGACTGCCAGATGCTCCGGGATCCGCGCCGCTCGAAGCCCCAGGGTGCGGAGGTGGTCGTAGTAGCGGAGGTAGAGTGTGTTCGCTTCCGCTGCGGGGATGCCCCGGAATGTTGTGACGTCTTCGCCGGTGTCTGTGAGCGTCGCCCATGGTGTTTCGATCACCAGGACTTTGTTCGTGAGGTTACCGGCGGACAGGTTCCGCATCAGCTGGCGAACTGCCCGCTGCCACAGATTGAAGTGACGGTCGGTGCCGAAGGCGATCTGCTTCGGCTTTAGATCCCCGAGCCTGCCACTGGTGCGCAATTCGCGGGAGTTTGTCACGTAGCTGCCATCCGCCAGGGCAAGGACCCCGAGCCGTTCACTCAGGAGATCCATCAGGACCAGGTCAGCGTCAGCTGCCCGCCTCCGCAGTTTCGGTAACAGCGTGGATTTGATGTCCCCGTCCAATGACCGGTTCTGGAACGCGGAGGCCAGGGTTCCGGTCCCGAGTAGATCCGTGCCGGCAGACGCGGCACTGATCAGTGACTGCCGGGCTACGTAGTCGAGGAGTGTGTGCCCTTCGAGGTGCTCGAACGCATCCCTTGTGACGCAACCCCCATAAATGAAAATATTCCCCATGCGATGATCCTAGCGGCCGGGGAAACCTTTCACTTAATCACTCCTGGTTCCGGTCCTCGGGCGCCAGCCTTTCCCGTGGCGTTTCGGCGCAGATCGCGCAGATCCCGGTCGGGATGAACGGGTCGATATCCACGTGAGTTGGCTGGCCGTTGTCGTCGAGTTCGTGCGTCATCATGGGATGCACCCTACTGCCGTGCCAGGCAGAGTGGTCGGCCAGGTGTCGTTCGTGGACCACGCCACGGCGGCGTTGAATACGTCATCTGCCAGGAGCGACAAGAACTCCGGGTTAGGCCCTGCCAATCGAAACCTTCGGGCATCCTCACTGCTCCAGTACGGCGCTGTGGCATAGAACCGGTAAGAAGGGGCCGAAATCCGGAAGGGATGAAGTTGGCGTAACTAGCGTTCCCTGCCACCCCCGGAATCAACGCCTGGAAGTTGCACTCTACGAGGTTGCCCAGCCGCCGCAGGCCGCCGCCGAGGTCGATTTCAGCTTCCCCTGTTGACGCCGCGTCCGACCAAGTATTTATTCTTCGCATAATCTGCGCCTTTCCTTAGATGCTTTGCAGCCGAACGTCGGTGATCTCCACGGCCCCGCCGGAGACGCGGCCCACGGCGGCGGTCAGGGCGCCGGACAGGTTCGCTGGGATCACCAAGGGCTTACGGACTTCAACCCACGCCGTGGAGGCGGCCAGTGTGTGATCCTTCGTGGCGCTGATCCCCGTCCCGGTGACACTAGCGCGGACCACCGCTCCGGCCGCAGCCCTCACCCGGTACACGAGTTCGCGCGCCCCGCCGAGGTACGCTTCCTTGCGGGCGAAAGACAGTGTCTGCGTCAGCGGCGTCCCTGTCGTCGTGGTCGCGAAGGTGATTTCCCCGAGATCACAACGGACCAGCCCGTAGTGTCCGCCCATGACGTGAAGGTGCTCTTGAACGAGCCGTTAGCGATCAGGTTTTGCCGCTGTTCGCTGCCCCGGTCAGCGATCAGCAACCCTGACGGCATGAGCACCTCAAGCTGCCGGGAATCGCGCAGGGATGCGATGTTCGCGAACACGCTTTCCACATCAGCGGCGGTCATGTACCCGGTCGTGTCCACGTAGACGGGGTGGAGCATCAACTGGACGCCCATCTGCGCGTCGATAGCACCCCGGATCACACCATCCACCCATGCGGGGGTCTGCGCGTCGGTGGTGGTGTGGACCATGCCCTATCTCGAGCCCGCCCCGGAGCTCCCGGTACAGGCCGGGAACGTAGCCGCTCACCACCGCATGGTGGGAAAGGGCAAGTTGTCCGGCCTCGGTGTTGTAATGCTCCTCCGGTGTCGAGTACCCCGAATATCCCATGTACCCGTCCGGGGCCACACCGGGCGGATTCCACGTCTCAACGGCCAGTTGCGGCATTCCGGACTGTAGCTCGGTCAGTGAATTCACGATCTGATCCACTAATGCGGATGTTGTCGCGTCACCGTGGTCGGCGCCGTGGTTCGCTACCTCGCCGCCGTCGTTGACCGCCCACCCCTGCAACTCCGTGAAGCTCGACAGGTTCGTGCTGTCGGCCAGGTTGCGGGGGTTGACCGCTGGGACCACGGCAGATTTTACTTGCGCAGCAGTGGCAGGATCTTCGTTTCGAAGTTCGCCAATCCATGGGTAAACCTGAGGGCCACCACGGCGATGCCGTCGGTGCCGATCAGACCACCCTGCGGTGCCGGAACGCTTCAATCAGCAGTGTCCGACGGAACGGCGGACCCCCGGCAGCGATGGAATCCGTGACGAGCTTCCGCCACGGCCCCCACGCCTGCGCCGTGGCGGAGCCGGTGGTCCGAAGCCAACTACCCTGCGTGTACGTGTCCACCCTCTGGATCACGACCGCAGCGTTGCGTGGTTGTTGGACGTGATCGTGACGCTGCCGTCCGCGGTGACCCCGCCGGGCATATTCAACAGGGTCGCACCGGTCGACTGAATGGAGTACGCGCACGAAGGTCGTTGACGTCTTCCCGCAGCCCGTCACCCGTGGCAGCGATAAGGTTCGTGGCTTCCACGATCGGCAGGCTATGAGGACTCGTGTACGTGGTCATCAGGATCTTTCAGCGGGTCAGAATTGAACGTTGCGTATGTGTCGGTAGCAGCGAAGAGGAGCCGCCAATGCTCATACGTGAGCGATTCGGGGTGCACTGCCTCGAACTGCGCATAGGTGGTGTAGGTCGTTGCGGCACTGATGATCCGAACGCCCAAGTGATTGGGTGTAGGAGTCTTCGGCGCTGTTCTTATGGACACCACAAGGGCAGTCAGGGTGACCCCGAGGAGCTTCGGAGAGCTGATCGTAATCACGTCCCCGAGCTGCCGCCTCGGATCATACCGGACCCGCATTCCGGGGATCACAGGCGCCGGCTCTGACACCTGGCCTGCAATGTAGTCGGTGACCCTCAGAATCACCGTCGTGTCCGATTCTCGGGAGAGCCACGGGCCGCAGTCGTGGGCCATCACCGGCGCATATCCCGGCCCGGAGTGGTGGAATTGACGGTTTGCTTTGTCCACCCGGTTTTCCCGAAACCCCGGATCAGCGGGAACGCTTCCTTGAGCCAGCGCGCCCAAATCGTTGTGGACGTGGACGGGTAGCGGAGTTCGAGCTTCCCCCCGGCAACGCACCTGCCGTGTGGACCACTTTCAGCGTGGTAACGCTGATGCGCTCCAGCGT from Arthrobacter pascens includes:
- a CDS encoding DUF6270 domain-containing protein, producing the protein MGNIFIYGGCVTRDAFEHLEGHTLLDYVARQSLISAASAGTDLLGTGTLASAFQNRSLDGDIKSTLLPKLRRRAADADLVLMDLLSERLGVLALADGSYVTNSRELRTSGRLGDLKPKQIAFGTDRHFNLWQRAVRQLMRNLSAGNLTNKVLVIETPWATLTDTGEDVTTFRGIPAAEANTLYLRYYDHLRTLGLRAARIPEHLAVSSLTHKWGPGSYHYADPAYHWMREQINAAL